Proteins found in one Labrenzia sp. VG12 genomic segment:
- a CDS encoding GNAT family N-acetyltransferase, with protein sequence MIHPVVQTDRLRLMPFSEDDLPALVALHADPEVNRFLAPGPVALQPGDVRDRLDRYLEDNRRHKITGWKLETLDGVLIGRAGFSKLKDPEGYELGYVLQRKAWGAGYATEIACALVAWFFEETSEPQLFATAEQAHDASIRVLQKAGLHLWQDREIDGIACRIFRLTRRQFLKGANASLSRAGAPESRL encoded by the coding sequence GTGATACACCCTGTGGTGCAGACAGACCGGCTGCGACTGATGCCATTTTCCGAGGACGATTTGCCCGCGCTTGTCGCGCTGCACGCCGATCCGGAGGTCAACCGTTTCCTGGCGCCAGGTCCGGTCGCACTCCAACCCGGCGACGTGCGTGACCGTCTTGACCGGTATCTGGAAGACAACCGGCGGCACAAGATCACCGGCTGGAAGCTGGAGACACTGGACGGCGTTCTGATCGGACGGGCGGGTTTTTCCAAGCTGAAAGATCCCGAGGGTTATGAACTTGGCTACGTGCTGCAGAGAAAGGCCTGGGGTGCCGGCTATGCAACAGAAATTGCCTGTGCCCTGGTTGCCTGGTTCTTTGAAGAAACCAGTGAACCGCAGCTGTTTGCAACGGCGGAGCAGGCGCATGATGCGTCGATAAGGGTGTTGCAAAAAGCCGGGCTTCACCTCTGGCAGGATCGGGAAATCGATGGGATTGCCTGCCGGATTTTCCGGCTAACGCGTCGCCAGTTCCTGAAAGGCGCTAACGCATCACTCTCCCGGGCCGGTGCGCCTGAAAGCCGTCTTTAG
- a CDS encoding DUF2169 domain-containing protein produces the protein MPAIIKPSRISVAQQTELSRDGALTTVSAYALFDFSDPKRFLTEQALWPMVAEQMPNGAIFDKGQAKPKAELIIAGCALSPTEAPVEGVEVTARFGSFQKKLAVFGDRFWRLTDEGVQMSRPTPFLKMPIGDIQAFGGQGFAHNPRGKGYGASILVESGFDAPLPNVENPARLIKSIEDRPTPVHFGPIAADDPARITLLGTYDQHWIDKVSPLKPEDFNPLYHCEAPHDQRFDAFFNGGESFAISGMSRGETTVGGQLPYVTARCFYELVKDGSLHETGMRCDTVTLFPNVQKAVLTFRGLIRAEDRFAEDIASIMVAVEETGQTSRDHAYYADIHRKRRSKEDGHKYALADYQLMPEIDAAIWNERQQAKLDKAAADRQKFKDNQDWAIGKMLEDEGLPKDIFPEQQSGIADDLPLIAQPTREDLEKGELDVAALLDDVKAVEEALLEKRDREMVRAELQRRAVVAAAPSGRLPANLETPIVDDDLVQRYADVELDPDLVDGLNQLSSQLNALKTQRETSSDAGADATAGLEPSLDGLADLFGEPQGASQDDIEVAYDKAVARALRQPEGSILADLRQALSDMDLVGLDQLNTDTQATNDVQKAGASLDGLDKGALETQLDQTLSQTGSLPVAKDTFNDMLDALMGKAAEADTGAMQPAAGQSPSDAVPAAVDMTMARLEEADVTVDENMAMARHQSPTPLFPLDPLPEGVPVRLGTLIAEKLKAGHAFHGADLAGADLRGVDFSGLDLTDTFFERADLTGASFAGADLTGAVFTGATLDGTDFTRADLTHANLSRVRAKNMRLDRARLVDLMIFQANFSGTAGSNVELDKVRFIETTLDNVELTQSRITDCQFLSGSADGIGLPSSKILRTMFVMVPMTGLDLTGSDLERIGFVEVNAAGADGRNGKWLSVGFMGNCDLTGARFDRLDAKESSFNTAKMEECCFLRAKGDTCFFNACDLKGNDFRLAAFRNSMFGKSNFQGSDFFGANLFMAALTGADLRNCSMRAANLYAANLLDTKLAGCDLTGANLGLTLMEQQSHA, from the coding sequence TTGCCAGCAATCATAAAACCCTCGCGGATCTCCGTGGCCCAGCAGACAGAGCTGTCACGGGACGGTGCCCTGACCACCGTCTCTGCCTATGCCCTGTTTGATTTTTCGGATCCGAAGCGCTTCCTCACCGAACAGGCGCTCTGGCCGATGGTCGCCGAGCAAATGCCGAACGGCGCCATCTTCGACAAGGGTCAGGCCAAGCCGAAGGCGGAACTGATCATCGCCGGCTGTGCGCTGTCGCCCACGGAAGCCCCTGTCGAGGGTGTCGAAGTCACCGCCCGGTTCGGGTCTTTCCAAAAGAAGCTGGCCGTCTTCGGTGACCGGTTCTGGCGCCTGACCGACGAGGGCGTCCAGATGAGCCGGCCGACGCCGTTCCTGAAGATGCCGATCGGCGACATTCAGGCCTTTGGAGGCCAGGGTTTTGCCCACAATCCGCGCGGCAAGGGGTATGGGGCCTCCATTCTTGTGGAATCCGGCTTTGATGCCCCGCTTCCCAACGTTGAAAATCCCGCGCGTTTGATCAAGTCCATAGAAGATCGGCCCACGCCGGTCCATTTTGGTCCGATCGCAGCGGATGATCCGGCACGGATCACCTTGCTTGGCACCTACGACCAGCACTGGATCGACAAGGTCTCACCGCTGAAACCCGAAGATTTCAACCCGCTCTATCACTGCGAAGCACCGCATGATCAGCGATTTGACGCGTTTTTCAACGGGGGGGAAAGCTTTGCGATCTCCGGTATGTCACGCGGAGAAACAACGGTCGGCGGTCAGCTGCCGTATGTGACGGCGCGCTGTTTTTACGAGCTGGTGAAGGACGGCTCCCTGCATGAAACCGGCATGCGCTGCGACACCGTCACATTGTTCCCGAATGTGCAGAAGGCTGTCCTGACATTCCGTGGTCTCATTCGGGCCGAAGACCGGTTTGCAGAAGACATCGCCTCGATCATGGTCGCGGTGGAAGAAACCGGGCAGACGTCGCGCGACCACGCCTATTACGCGGATATTCACCGGAAACGCCGGTCCAAGGAAGACGGCCACAAATACGCGCTCGCCGACTATCAGCTGATGCCCGAAATTGATGCCGCCATCTGGAACGAACGGCAGCAGGCAAAGCTCGACAAGGCGGCAGCCGACCGTCAGAAGTTCAAGGACAATCAGGACTGGGCCATCGGCAAGATGCTCGAGGACGAAGGCCTGCCCAAGGACATCTTCCCTGAGCAGCAATCCGGCATCGCCGACGACCTGCCCCTGATTGCCCAGCCAACCCGCGAAGACCTGGAAAAAGGTGAACTGGACGTCGCCGCCCTGCTGGACGACGTCAAGGCCGTGGAAGAAGCGCTTCTGGAAAAACGCGACCGGGAAATGGTGCGCGCCGAGCTGCAGCGGCGGGCCGTTGTTGCCGCCGCCCCTTCAGGACGCCTGCCGGCCAATCTCGAAACCCCGATTGTCGACGATGACCTGGTCCAACGGTATGCGGATGTTGAACTGGATCCGGACCTTGTCGACGGATTGAACCAGCTCAGCAGTCAGCTGAACGCACTGAAAACGCAGCGGGAGACGTCCAGTGACGCGGGGGCGGATGCGACCGCCGGCCTCGAACCTTCCCTTGACGGCCTCGCCGACTTGTTCGGTGAACCGCAAGGCGCCTCTCAGGATGACATCGAGGTGGCATACGACAAGGCGGTGGCCCGCGCGTTGCGCCAGCCGGAAGGCAGCATTCTGGCGGATCTCCGGCAGGCGCTCAGTGATATGGACCTTGTCGGTCTCGACCAGCTGAACACCGATACCCAGGCAACCAATGACGTTCAAAAGGCAGGCGCCAGCCTGGACGGGCTCGACAAGGGCGCTCTGGAAACGCAACTGGACCAGACCCTGAGCCAGACCGGATCGCTTCCGGTGGCCAAGGACACGTTCAACGACATGCTGGACGCGCTGATGGGCAAGGCTGCCGAGGCCGATACCGGAGCGATGCAACCCGCGGCCGGACAATCCCCGTCCGACGCGGTTCCCGCGGCTGTTGACATGACCATGGCAAGGCTTGAAGAAGCCGACGTCACGGTCGACGAGAACATGGCCATGGCCCGCCACCAGTCGCCAACACCTCTTTTTCCGCTTGATCCCCTGCCGGAAGGCGTGCCGGTGCGCCTCGGCACCCTGATCGCGGAAAAGCTGAAGGCCGGTCACGCGTTCCACGGCGCAGACCTGGCCGGCGCAGACCTGCGCGGCGTTGATTTCAGCGGACTGGACCTGACCGACACGTTTTTTGAAAGAGCCGATCTGACCGGAGCCAGTTTTGCCGGTGCCGACCTGACCGGCGCTGTCTTTACCGGTGCGACGCTCGACGGGACGGATTTTACCAGGGCCGACCTGACCCATGCCAATCTCAGCCGGGTGCGCGCCAAGAACATGCGTCTGGACAGGGCCAGGCTCGTTGATCTGATGATCTTTCAGGCCAATTTCTCCGGAACTGCAGGCAGTAACGTCGAATTGGACAAGGTTCGCTTCATCGAAACGACGCTGGACAATGTCGAACTGACGCAAAGCCGGATCACCGACTGCCAGTTCCTGTCCGGAAGTGCCGACGGCATTGGCCTGCCCTCTTCCAAAATCCTCCGCACCATGTTCGTCATGGTGCCGATGACGGGTCTGGACCTGACCGGCAGCGACCTGGAACGGATCGGTTTTGTGGAAGTCAACGCAGCGGGAGCCGACGGCCGGAACGGCAAATGGCTCTCCGTCGGTTTCATGGGCAATTGCGATCTGACCGGGGCCCGTTTTGACCGGCTCGACGCAAAGGAAAGCTCCTTCAACACCGCGAAAATGGAAGAGTGCTGCTTCCTGCGGGCGAAAGGGGATACCTGTTTTTTCAATGCCTGCGACCTGAAAGGCAACGACTTCCGATTGGCAGCCTTTCGCAATTCGATGTTCGGAAAATCCAACTTCCAGGGCAGCGACTTCTTTGGCGCCAATCTGTTCATGGCGGCGCTGACTGGCGCGGATCTGCGGAATTGTTCGATGCGGGCGGCCAATCTCTATGCAGCAAACCTTCTGGACACCAAACTGGCAGGTTGCGATCTGACCGGCGCAAATCTGGGACTGACCCTGATGGAGCAACAGAGCCATGCCTGA
- a CDS encoding tetratricopeptide repeat protein, translating to MLLVDDRLQAARDHAAAGRHDNAALLFESILDISPGHPEALTGLIETSLARGDLQSAQSLLTKATAQSERDAGFLALAAKVALAGDNPGEAERLADRALAIDPHHVQAALLKAELLAAAGALADVEVLLNTVRAQTESQDILHGIARLYFSIGLFAPALASAREAHALDPDDAALNALVGQLLTVLADHGEAAGFLQKAHLQDPANPEYLLALANNAAATGQLTEALRFADRVKTLFPDSMPAWLCYIRIKAERGEAEEALRDFAPVAKASKNRMEAVLTLGTAYGLAGEPEKTLQLLEPLLGNSDRLEEPDRARLLSVLRETYLATGQLDRLPEVLNLSGSDAAKKPDEEALANHLRSSAMVVDPGLSNLEFMVMARFISAAGQGTQTPVIGAATLAGLVRLFGFDTFLPSDTQVTNQLQPAISGTFPVSGLLAVPAQMRGGLTGSTPYLPAREDRLRRWRDALSEYPRPWIGIAWNEAPPGLTLDSLLSGLPPLPGTLVSTIWDHSRSQLAGHKGIIDAGRHIEQLEDLAALVQVLDYVVGPDGIILHAAGASGTPGLALVPRVAPWYWFSEEGRSIWYPSLDVIRSPRAGHWATLLPELSEEIAGRFHKGI from the coding sequence ATGCTTCTGGTGGATGACAGACTTCAGGCAGCGCGCGACCACGCGGCCGCCGGCAGGCATGACAACGCAGCCTTGCTGTTTGAAAGCATCCTCGACATTTCCCCCGGACATCCGGAAGCCCTCACCGGCCTGATCGAGACAAGCCTTGCCAGAGGCGACCTGCAATCGGCCCAGTCTCTTCTGACAAAGGCAACAGCGCAGAGCGAGCGGGATGCCGGTTTCCTGGCCCTTGCCGCAAAAGTGGCCCTCGCAGGCGACAATCCCGGCGAGGCGGAGCGTCTGGCTGATCGGGCTCTGGCGATCGATCCCCATCATGTCCAGGCTGCACTGCTCAAAGCCGAATTACTGGCTGCTGCCGGCGCCCTCGCCGACGTGGAAGTCCTTTTGAATACCGTTCGAGCGCAGACAGAAAGCCAGGACATCCTGCATGGCATCGCCCGGCTCTACTTCTCGATCGGTCTGTTTGCCCCCGCTCTTGCCTCGGCACGCGAGGCCCATGCGCTTGATCCCGACGATGCTGCTCTCAACGCTCTTGTCGGTCAGCTCCTGACTGTCCTGGCGGATCACGGGGAAGCCGCTGGATTTCTCCAGAAGGCACACTTGCAGGATCCGGCCAACCCGGAATACCTGCTGGCGCTCGCCAACAATGCCGCGGCAACCGGCCAGTTGACGGAAGCGTTGCGGTTTGCCGACCGGGTCAAGACACTGTTTCCGGACTCCATGCCCGCCTGGCTCTGTTACATCCGGATCAAGGCAGAGCGCGGTGAGGCCGAAGAAGCCCTGCGGGATTTCGCACCGGTTGCCAAGGCGTCGAAGAACCGCATGGAAGCCGTTCTGACGCTTGGAACCGCCTACGGTCTGGCCGGGGAACCGGAAAAGACCCTGCAACTTCTGGAACCGCTGCTTGGCAACAGCGACCGGCTGGAAGAGCCCGACAGGGCCCGGCTGTTGAGCGTGCTCCGGGAAACGTATCTTGCAACGGGTCAGCTGGACAGGCTGCCAGAGGTGCTCAATCTGTCGGGTTCGGATGCGGCCAAGAAGCCGGACGAGGAGGCGCTGGCGAACCATCTCCGCTCTTCGGCGATGGTGGTCGATCCCGGTCTGAGCAACCTGGAATTCATGGTGATGGCCCGGTTTATCAGCGCCGCCGGACAAGGAACGCAAACGCCCGTGATTGGTGCGGCAACTCTGGCCGGTCTTGTGCGGCTGTTCGGTTTCGACACCTTTCTGCCGAGCGATACCCAGGTGACAAACCAGCTGCAACCCGCGATATCAGGGACCTTTCCGGTCTCTGGTCTGCTGGCCGTGCCGGCTCAAATGCGTGGTGGTCTGACGGGGTCCACGCCTTATCTGCCGGCGCGCGAAGATCGCCTGCGACGGTGGCGCGACGCCTTGTCGGAGTATCCCAGACCCTGGATCGGGATCGCCTGGAATGAAGCCCCGCCCGGTCTGACCCTGGACAGCCTGCTCTCCGGCCTGCCTCCGTTGCCCGGAACCTTGGTCAGCACCATCTGGGACCACAGCCGGTCCCAGCTCGCCGGCCACAAGGGTATCATCGACGCCGGTCGTCATATCGAACAGCTCGAAGATCTGGCGGCACTGGTGCAGGTGCTGGATTATGTCGTCGGTCCGGACGGCATCATACTGCATGCGGCGGGCGCCTCCGGAACGCCCGGCCTGGCACTCGTCCCGCGTGTCGCGCCCTGGTACTGGTTTTCAGAAGAGGGTCGCAGCATCTGGTATCCGAGCCTTGATGTCATCCGCTCTCCGAGGGCCGGTCACTGGGCAACGCTTCTTCCAGAACTCTCCGAAGAAATTGCCGGGCGGTTTCACAAGGGGATCTGA
- a CDS encoding PAAR-like domain-containing protein, which produces MPFVNTQGPLPGMDFSVPDVYLQTTPAGPMPIPLMSMGMRATEIPTCLRTYVMCTPVHNMANIAPVTISGPGPGVASGMVCSNSRNILGSFKLFFQCMPATRSLMDPTAQNGLSPNSVGLTLSPSQIRVLCLS; this is translated from the coding sequence ATGCCTTTCGTGAACACCCAGGGACCTCTGCCGGGCATGGATTTCTCGGTCCCCGATGTCTACCTGCAAACAACGCCAGCCGGTCCCATGCCGATACCGCTGATGTCCATGGGCATGCGCGCGACCGAGATCCCGACATGTCTTCGCACCTATGTCATGTGCACGCCGGTGCATAACATGGCAAACATTGCCCCGGTCACGATCAGTGGCCCCGGTCCCGGTGTCGCCTCCGGCATGGTGTGTTCCAACAGCCGCAACATTCTGGGCTCATTCAAACTGTTTTTCCAATGCATGCCCGCGACCCGTTCGCTGATGGACCCGACCGCTCAAAATGGCCTGTCGCCGAACTCCGTCGGATTGACCCTTTCTCCGTCACAGATTCGAGTCCTGTGCCTGAGTTGA
- a CDS encoding 4-oxalocrotonate tautomerase: protein MPLALNYTEGVLTEEAGRLAGKKITDAFLKWHGLAGNAVMTPNVTMQIQALPHGGALSGGEPVKGAWLECKTPSFALADRDIQVGFFKEATDIIADAAEGRLPREKIWSNLVHTVDGTWNLDGEAMTNQQLSERLAKG, encoded by the coding sequence ATGCCACTTGCACTGAACTACACGGAAGGTGTCCTGACCGAGGAAGCCGGCCGGTTGGCCGGAAAGAAAATCACCGACGCTTTCCTGAAATGGCACGGCCTTGCCGGCAACGCCGTCATGACGCCCAACGTCACCATGCAGATCCAGGCGCTGCCGCATGGTGGAGCCCTCTCCGGGGGCGAACCGGTCAAGGGCGCCTGGCTGGAATGCAAGACACCGTCCTTTGCCCTGGCCGACCGGGACATCCAGGTCGGCTTCTTCAAGGAGGCGACCGACATCATCGCCGATGCCGCCGAGGGGCGGCTGCCGCGGGAGAAGATCTGGTCGAACCTTGTTCACACGGTGGACGGGACCTGGAACCTGGACGGCGAGGCGATGACCAATCAGCAGCTTTCCGAGCGCCTTGCCAAAGGCTGA
- a CDS encoding GNAT family N-acetyltransferase, giving the protein MVQTIYLECGAVRLVPFSPADIHLVKDLHSDPYGNRCHEFSSNCTVVDAAELVRTALQNQDDLGFAKWKAVSPDGDFLGWAGFTPVAETSEISLNYCLRNDVLDADPELPTRLCAALSGWFFENTYFSHLVAVVRTDNRLMRDVVLDAGFYHRESKVIDGMQADVFQLLSPSMQSYLMSA; this is encoded by the coding sequence ATGGTGCAGACGATTTATCTCGAATGCGGCGCAGTGCGGCTTGTCCCTTTTTCGCCGGCGGATATTCATCTCGTCAAAGACCTTCATTCCGACCCGTATGGAAACCGATGTCACGAATTCTCCAGCAATTGCACGGTCGTTGATGCGGCCGAGCTGGTGCGTACGGCTCTGCAGAACCAGGACGACCTCGGTTTCGCGAAGTGGAAAGCGGTTTCTCCGGACGGCGACTTTTTAGGCTGGGCAGGGTTCACACCGGTCGCCGAGACCTCCGAGATCAGCCTGAACTATTGCCTGCGCAACGACGTGCTCGACGCGGATCCGGAATTGCCGACCCGTCTGTGCGCTGCGCTGTCGGGCTGGTTCTTCGAAAACACCTATTTCTCGCATCTTGTTGCCGTCGTTAGGACCGATAACCGCCTCATGCGTGATGTCGTCCTGGATGCGGGTTTCTATCATCGCGAAAGCAAGGTGATTGATGGCATGCAGGCGGATGTGTTCCAGCTGCTCAGCCCATCCATGCAATCCTATCTCATGAGTGCATAG
- a CDS encoding pentapeptide repeat-containing protein: MPDKPDRKPISREDVLAFHAHEQPIMMRDAAGHSFAGEDLSGIRFIDCNLTGCDFSGADLSEAQIVSCQLNAATFNRCNLYNTQLVGCDLPGAQLRDTHVERLQVVGGDASGCAFEGSTFTEISFAQPNLSNADFSGTSFYRAAMIAPDIKGASFANATLSNFMLSEADLRPVDITGAHIDIALFADANLSGLDLAGQSWQHCTFHKGAFKGTRMDGANLTASVFAECDFEGASLKGVTANTTGFTNSKLDGVDLSGSQLSLANFAGAGLSAARFNRSQMFSAVFLEADCRAALFDECDLAQAELSHADLSGASLTAGRFYNTKFHGAKTEQTVMLGTSGSRIETDTERLIAELYRTDRVALHGETPATGENL, translated from the coding sequence ATGCCTGACAAACCAGACAGAAAGCCGATATCGCGCGAAGACGTTCTGGCCTTTCACGCTCATGAACAGCCGATCATGATGCGCGATGCGGCGGGTCACTCCTTCGCGGGTGAGGACCTTAGCGGCATCCGCTTCATCGACTGCAACCTCACGGGCTGCGATTTCTCAGGCGCCGACCTGTCCGAGGCCCAGATCGTTTCCTGTCAACTGAATGCAGCAACGTTCAACCGCTGCAATCTCTACAACACCCAGCTTGTCGGCTGCGACCTGCCGGGAGCACAGCTGCGGGACACTCACGTTGAACGGCTTCAGGTTGTCGGCGGCGATGCCAGTGGTTGCGCCTTTGAGGGCAGCACCTTCACCGAGATTTCCTTCGCGCAGCCGAACCTGTCCAACGCCGATTTTTCGGGCACCAGCTTCTATCGGGCCGCCATGATCGCGCCGGACATCAAGGGCGCCAGTTTTGCCAACGCGACCCTGTCGAATTTCATGCTGAGTGAAGCCGACCTGCGGCCGGTCGACATTACCGGGGCGCATATCGACATCGCCCTGTTTGCCGACGCGAACCTCTCCGGCCTCGATCTTGCCGGCCAGTCCTGGCAGCATTGCACATTCCACAAGGGCGCGTTCAAGGGCACCCGGATGGACGGTGCGAACCTGACAGCGTCGGTGTTCGCCGAGTGCGACTTTGAAGGTGCCAGCCTGAAAGGTGTCACGGCCAACACGACCGGATTCACAAACAGCAAGCTGGACGGTGTCGACCTGTCCGGAAGCCAGTTGTCTTTGGCGAATTTCGCCGGCGCAGGCCTGTCCGCGGCCCGTTTCAACAGGTCTCAGATGTTCTCCGCCGTCTTTCTGGAAGCCGATTGCCGGGCGGCACTCTTCGACGAGTGTGACCTCGCCCAGGCTGAACTCTCGCATGCGGACCTGTCCGGCGCCTCACTGACGGCAGGCCGCTTTTACAACACCAAGTTTCACGGCGCTAAAACCGAGCAAACTGTGATGCTCGGCACATCGGGCAGTCGCATAGAAACCGACACTGAACGACTGATTGCAGAATTGTACCGGACAGACCGGGTCGCCCTGCATGGCGAAACCCCGGCCACAGGAGAGAACCTCTGA
- a CDS encoding adenylate kinase, with amino-acid sequence MEQELTAQNMNRVLIAGCPGSGKSQAARALGQLTGLPVIHLDSHYWLPGWQHPTKAAWRATIQELVARPRWIMDGNFADTLDLRLAAADTLIYLDFSTLLCATRVARRTLFGHGKSRGGELPEGCVERIDWPFFRFVLNYREDHREKDLAGIHSFAGKSYIFTRPRQLARFLAGLKKSIGI; translated from the coding sequence TTGGAGCAAGAACTGACTGCCCAGAACATGAACAGGGTCCTGATTGCCGGTTGCCCGGGCTCCGGCAAGTCACAGGCTGCACGCGCACTCGGCCAGCTGACCGGGCTGCCGGTCATTCACCTGGACAGCCATTACTGGCTGCCGGGCTGGCAACATCCGACAAAGGCAGCCTGGCGCGCGACCATTCAGGAACTGGTCGCCAGGCCTCGTTGGATCATGGACGGCAACTTTGCCGACACGCTCGACCTGCGCCTCGCGGCAGCGGACACGCTGATTTATCTGGATTTTTCCACCCTGCTGTGTGCCACGAGAGTGGCGCGGCGCACCTTGTTCGGACACGGCAAATCCCGCGGAGGCGAATTGCCCGAAGGCTGTGTTGAACGGATCGACTGGCCGTTTTTCCGTTTCGTTCTGAACTACAGGGAAGACCACCGCGAGAAAGACCTTGCGGGCATCCACTCATTTGCCGGCAAGAGCTACATTTTTACCCGGCCACGGCAATTGGCGCGTTTTCTTGCCGGACTGAAAAAGTCGATCGGGATCTGA
- a CDS encoding DUF3540 domain-containing protein produces the protein MTPKTQSQMEPVAKTAQQDPAASAGLQTGTVKALLTEVEAMVTLDTGEQIHAVQATSCLLAPVIGDTVLVYSGPEQSFMLSVLAREATVTAEIGVTGAKDVALTTKGSLALSAPDVKVSARRLTVLTESLMQTGKQLVTNFSRSLETYVDKMVNARTITTTAQSRSSAIKETETLKAGILVQNIDSVATQNSDVSLITAKEDVRLDAERVSIG, from the coding sequence ATGACCCCGAAGACCCAGAGCCAAATGGAACCGGTCGCAAAAACAGCACAGCAGGACCCTGCCGCGAGCGCCGGACTTCAGACCGGGACGGTCAAGGCACTGCTTACAGAAGTGGAAGCCATGGTGACGCTGGACACGGGCGAACAGATCCATGCGGTTCAGGCCACGAGCTGTCTGCTGGCACCGGTCATTGGCGACACGGTTCTGGTCTATAGCGGCCCCGAGCAGTCCTTCATGCTATCCGTTCTGGCCCGGGAAGCCACCGTCACGGCTGAAATCGGCGTGACAGGTGCAAAGGATGTTGCCCTGACCACCAAGGGCAGCCTCGCTCTCTCTGCTCCGGACGTGAAGGTGAGCGCCCGCCGGCTGACTGTCCTGACCGAAAGCCTGATGCAGACCGGCAAGCAGCTGGTGACCAATTTCAGCCGGTCCCTTGAGACCTATGTCGACAAGATGGTCAATGCCCGCACAATCACCACGACCGCACAGAGCCGCAGCAGTGCGATCAAGGAAACCGAGACGCTCAAGGCCGGTATTCTGGTTCAGAACATCGACAGTGTCGCCACGCAGAACAGCGACGTGTCTCTGATCACCGCCAAGGAAGATGTTCGTCTTGATGCCGAACGTGTCAGCATCGGCTGA
- a CDS encoding GNAT family N-acetyltransferase, translating into MPFTEDDFLKLQELHSDPEVNRYLSPGPVIMSPEEVHQRLKNYAEDHVQSGISKWKLETLDGRFVGRAGFSWQSDPDGYELGYSLKRSAWGRGYATEIASALVAWFFDNTDQDHLIAYAVREHGASQKVMEKAGMRFWRDMDINGLACRFYRVDRARA; encoded by the coding sequence ATGCCATTCACCGAAGATGATTTTCTGAAACTGCAGGAGCTGCATTCCGACCCTGAGGTCAATCGGTACCTGTCGCCGGGACCGGTAATCATGAGCCCGGAGGAAGTGCACCAGCGCTTGAAAAACTACGCCGAGGATCACGTCCAGTCGGGCATCTCGAAATGGAAACTGGAGACCCTTGACGGCCGTTTTGTCGGCCGCGCCGGGTTTTCCTGGCAGTCGGATCCGGATGGGTATGAACTGGGCTACAGTCTGAAGAGATCGGCCTGGGGCAGGGGATATGCGACCGAGATCGCATCTGCGCTAGTCGCCTGGTTCTTCGACAATACCGACCAGGATCATCTCATCGCCTATGCGGTGCGGGAGCATGGGGCCTCCCAGAAGGTCATGGAGAAAGCAGGCATGCGCTTCTGGCGGGACATGGACATAAACGGGCTTGCCTGCCGGTTCTACCGAGTGGACAGGGCGAGGGCCTGA
- a CDS encoding TetR/AcrR family transcriptional regulator: MAKQQLRKAETHRALLNASSRAFRSEGFSGVGVDAIAKAAGATSGAFYAHLGSKDGAFHAALELGLNEVIETVPTYQDQHGAGWVEAFARYYLGAAHRKDRACGCAMTAMSPDVARARPETRALYDQQMETIAALIAKGLPGDTDALRLNRAWAFLSVLIGALTTARALSDDQLAETVTSAALPVALAAATGGSLPKG; this comes from the coding sequence ATGGCAAAACAGCAGCTACGCAAGGCGGAGACACATCGCGCACTCCTGAACGCCTCCAGCCGGGCGTTTCGCAGCGAAGGTTTTTCCGGCGTTGGCGTGGACGCGATCGCAAAGGCGGCGGGCGCAACATCCGGGGCGTTCTACGCCCATCTTGGGTCCAAGGACGGAGCTTTCCACGCAGCACTGGAGCTTGGCCTGAACGAGGTGATCGAGACTGTGCCGACCTACCAGGATCAGCATGGTGCGGGCTGGGTGGAGGCCTTTGCCCGGTATTATCTTGGAGCCGCCCATCGCAAGGACAGGGCCTGCGGTTGTGCCATGACCGCCATGTCGCCGGACGTGGCCCGCGCCAGGCCGGAAACACGCGCTCTTTACGACCAGCAAATGGAAACGATTGCGGCGCTCATCGCCAAAGGCCTGCCAGGGGACACCGACGCGCTGCGCCTGAACCGCGCCTGGGCCTTTCTGAGCGTCCTGATCGGTGCCCTGACGACCGCCCGGGCGCTGTCCGATGACCAGCTCGCGGAAACAGTGACGTCTGCCGCGCTGCCAGTGGCCCTGGCAGCCGCGACGGGCGGTTCCCTTCCAAAAGGCTAA